In the genome of uncultured Fusobacterium sp., one region contains:
- a CDS encoding NCS2 family permease — translation MEKNNFIKFLDDKFLISERGGSIKGEFFGGLTTFLTISYIIFVNPAVLSLTGMDKGALVTVTCIATAIGSFLGGILGNVPISLAPGVGLNAFFTFTLVKGNGIPWEDALGVVFFSGVFYLILAICGVREKIINSIPQQLSIAATVGIGLFLSLIGLKSMGVIEANPETLVKIAPVTLPVALSFAGLFLMYILDMKKVRGGVLISIIVISIIGMFLGEVDIPEKLLSSPPSMTPLLFKLNVFGVLKVSLLGSIFSFMFIDLFDSLSVLMFTYKEVQFRNEEERKKGLGRMLLADCSSTIIGALLGTSTVTTYGESIAGIKVGAKTGLASIFTGLFFLLALFIAPIVEAIPVFAVSPALVIVGIFMFRNISQLDLSTMKESIPAFMTIIFMPMTHSIAIGLSIGFISYIIINVACADFKKISLTMWIIGILSVINLLI, via the coding sequence ATGGAGAAAAATAATTTTATAAAATTCCTTGATGATAAATTTTTAATCTCTGAAAGAGGTGGAAGTATAAAAGGGGAATTTTTTGGGGGATTAACAACTTTTTTAACAATTTCTTATATTATATTTGTAAATCCTGCTGTTCTTTCATTGACAGGAATGGATAAAGGAGCACTTGTAACAGTTACTTGTATAGCAACAGCAATAGGATCGTTTTTAGGTGGAATATTAGGTAATGTTCCAATATCTTTAGCTCCTGGAGTTGGATTGAATGCCTTTTTTACATTTACTTTAGTAAAGGGAAATGGAATTCCTTGGGAAGATGCTTTAGGAGTAGTTTTCTTTTCAGGAGTATTTTATCTGATATTAGCAATTTGTGGGGTTAGAGAAAAGATAATCAACTCTATTCCTCAACAACTTTCAATAGCTGCAACAGTAGGAATAGGACTTTTTCTTTCGTTGATAGGATTGAAAAGTATGGGAGTTATAGAAGCTAATCCAGAAACTTTAGTTAAGATAGCTCCAGTAACATTACCAGTAGCTCTTTCATTTGCAGGACTGTTTTTAATGTATATCTTAGATATGAAAAAAGTTAGAGGTGGGGTTTTAATAAGTATAATAGTAATCTCTATTATTGGAATGTTTTTAGGGGAAGTAGATATTCCAGAGAAACTATTATCATCACCACCAAGTATGACACCATTACTTTTTAAACTAAATGTTTTTGGAGTATTAAAGGTTAGTCTTTTAGGATCTATCTTCTCATTTATGTTTATAGATCTATTTGACTCTTTAAGTGTGCTTATGTTTACATACAAAGAGGTTCAGTTTAGAAATGAAGAGGAGAGAAAAAAAGGATTAGGAAGAATGCTTTTAGCTGACTGTTCATCAACTATAATAGGAGCTTTATTAGGAACAAGTACAGTTACAACTTATGGAGAATCAATAGCAGGAATAAAAGTTGGAGCTAAGACAGGGCTTGCCTCTATATTCACAGGATTGTTTTTCCTACTTGCTCTATTTATAGCACCAATAGTTGAGGCTATTCCAGTATTTGCAGTATCACCTGCATTAGTAATTGTTGGTATATTTATGTTTAGAAATATCTCTCAATTAGATCTTTCAACTATGAAAGAATCAATACCAGCATTTATGACAATTATATTTATGCCAATGACTCACAGTATAGCTATAGGACTTAGTATAGGATTTATCTCTTATATTATTATAAATGTAGCTTGTGCAGATTTTAAAAAGATTTCACTTACTATGTGGATTA
- a CDS encoding elongator complex protein 3 yields MKHYNIPIFISHFGCPNACVFCNQKKINGRETDVTMEDVRKIIEMYLETLPKNSKKEVAFFGGTFTGISLKLQKEYLETVYEYIKKGLIDGIRLSTRPDCINREIVEQLKKYGVTSVELGVQSLDEKVLKATARYYPVEVVAEACKLLKEYGIELGIQLMIGLPEATIESDYLTALRAVEMQPDVARIYPTLVIKNTKLEDMFLKGEYHALSIEEAVERTRKIYTLLELNGVNVIRVGLQPSEDLREDGVVLGGPFHPAFRELVETEIYYNFLKKIADKEKKLDIETAEVNISKIVGIKKANRLRLKEYFNIKIDNSLSKDIVVVNGKIYSRVEILREESNESNSNQYR; encoded by the coding sequence ATGAAACACTATAATATACCGATATTTATAAGCCATTTTGGTTGTCCAAATGCTTGTGTATTCTGTAATCAAAAGAAGATAAATGGTCGTGAAACAGATGTGACTATGGAAGATGTCAGAAAAATTATAGAAATGTATTTAGAAACTCTTCCAAAAAATTCCAAGAAAGAGGTGGCATTTTTTGGTGGAACTTTTACAGGAATTTCTTTAAAACTTCAAAAAGAATATTTAGAAACAGTATATGAATATATAAAAAAAGGGTTAATAGATGGAATAAGACTATCTACAAGACCAGATTGTATCAATAGAGAGATAGTGGAGCAATTAAAAAAGTATGGGGTAACATCTGTTGAACTAGGGGTGCAATCTTTAGATGAGAAAGTTTTAAAGGCAACAGCGAGATATTATCCAGTTGAAGTGGTAGCAGAGGCTTGTAAACTTTTAAAGGAGTATGGAATAGAGCTAGGAATTCAACTGATGATAGGATTACCAGAGGCAACAATAGAAAGTGATTATTTAACAGCATTGAGAGCTGTAGAGATGCAACCAGATGTAGCTAGAATATACCCAACTTTAGTTATAAAAAATACTAAGTTAGAGGATATGTTTTTAAAAGGGGAGTATCATGCTCTCTCTATTGAAGAGGCTGTAGAAAGAACTAGAAAAATATATACACTTCTTGAATTAAATGGTGTTAATGTAATTAGAGTTGGACTTCAACCAAGTGAAGATCTAAGAGAAGATGGTGTAGTTTTAGGTGGGCCATTCCATCCTGCTTTTAGAGAATTAGTTGAAACAGAGATCTATTATAATTTTTTGAAAAAAATTGCAGATAAAGAGAAAAAATTAGATATTGAAACAGCAGAGGTGAATATATCTAAAATAGTTGGAATAAAAAAAGCGAATAGATTAAGATTAAAGGAGTATTTTAATATAAAAATAGACAACAGTTTATCAAAAGATATAGTTGTTGTAAATGGAAAAATATATTCAAGAGTAGAGATCCTTAGAGAGGAGAGCAATGAATCAAATAGTAATCAATATAGATGA
- the radA gene encoding DNA repair protein RadA: MAKNKSFYVCSECGYKSPKWLGKCPQCNEWGSFEEEIENVTVGAPVVATTASVKEISEKVFSFKEIKQEQTDRYITGIGEFDRILGGGLLQGEVVLVTGNPGIGKSTLLLQVAKEYTAYGSVIYISGEESPSQVKNRGERLKIESDNLFLMAETDMANIYEYLISKKPKVVVVDSIQTLYNSNIDSIPGTPTQIRECTLKIIELAKKYNISFFIVGHITKDGKVAGPKMLEHMVDAVFNFEGEEGLFYRILRSTKNRFGSTNELAVFSMEEDGMKEIKNSSEYFLSERDEKNAGSMVVPVLEGTKVFLLEIQTLITETSIGIPKRIVQGFDRNRIQILTAIAEKKMHMALGMKDLFVNIPGGLSIADPAADLAVLISLMSVYKGVEISQKIAAIGELGLRGEIRKVFFIEKRLRELEKLGFKGVYIPEANRKEIEKNSHKYKLKLIYLKNLEELLERMNKDGQ, encoded by the coding sequence GTGGCAAAAAATAAAAGTTTTTATGTATGTAGTGAATGTGGATATAAATCTCCTAAGTGGTTGGGAAAATGTCCTCAATGTAATGAGTGGGGAAGTTTTGAAGAGGAGATAGAAAATGTAACTGTTGGAGCTCCTGTAGTGGCAACAACAGCATCAGTAAAAGAGATATCTGAAAAGGTATTTTCCTTTAAAGAGATAAAGCAAGAACAAACAGATAGATATATAACAGGAATTGGAGAGTTTGATAGAATTTTAGGTGGAGGGCTACTTCAAGGTGAAGTAGTATTAGTTACTGGGAACCCTGGAATAGGAAAATCTACTCTTCTTTTACAAGTAGCTAAAGAGTATACTGCTTATGGAAGTGTAATTTATATTTCAGGTGAGGAGTCGCCTTCTCAAGTAAAAAATAGAGGAGAGAGATTAAAGATTGAGAGTGATAATCTGTTTTTGATGGCTGAAACAGATATGGCTAATATATATGAGTATCTAATTTCAAAAAAACCTAAAGTTGTAGTTGTAGATTCTATTCAAACATTATATAATTCAAATATAGACTCAATTCCAGGAACACCTACACAAATTCGAGAATGTACTTTAAAGATCATAGAACTTGCTAAAAAATATAATATTTCTTTTTTCATTGTTGGACATATAACTAAAGATGGTAAAGTAGCAGGACCTAAGATGTTAGAACATATGGTTGATGCTGTATTTAACTTTGAGGGAGAAGAGGGACTCTTTTATAGAATTTTAAGAAGTACTAAAAATAGATTTGGATCAACTAATGAGTTGGCAGTTTTTAGTATGGAAGAAGATGGAATGAAAGAGATAAAAAACTCATCTGAATATTTTTTAAGTGAGAGAGATGAAAAAAATGCAGGGAGTATGGTTGTACCTGTATTAGAGGGAACAAAAGTATTTTTACTTGAGATTCAAACTTTGATAACAGAAACAAGTATAGGAATACCTAAAAGAATAGTTCAAGGTTTTGATAGAAATAGAATTCAAATTTTAACAGCAATTGCTGAGAAAAAGATGCACATGGCATTGGGAATGAAAGATCTTTTTGTAAATATTCCTGGAGGATTAAGTATAGCAGATCCAGCAGCAGATTTAGCTGTATTGATATCTCTTATGTCTGTATATAAAGGGGTAGAAATAAGTCAAAAAATAGCTGCTATCGGAGAATTAGGATTACGTGGAGAGATAAGAAAGGTTTTCTTTATTGAAAAAAGATTAAGAGAGTTAGAAAAATTAGGCTTTAAAGGTGTATATATTCCAGAAGCTAACAGAAAAGAAATAGAAAAAAATAGTCATAAATATAAATTAAAATTAATATATTTAAAAAATTTAGAAGAACTTTTAGAAAGGATGAATAAAGATGGTCAATAA
- a CDS encoding Rne/Rng family ribonuclease — translation MNQIVINIDDFQSRAAIIEDGKVVEILVEREEEGRINGSIYKGKVANVLPGMESAFVNIGLEKNGFLYVNDLREFEEKYLDGILNSNRPIEDILTVGDEVVVQILNEPRGNKGARVTTHFTIPGKYLVLMPNNDHIAISKKIKDEEERERLENIFKDIKPENMGVIIRTAAYGKSEFHFEREIEYLVKKWEDIEKKIKGAKIGEVLYKDNGIVTTVLRDIFSNDIDELIVDNEEVYWEIIDYVNAFSEKTLKTKIKLYRDSDEKEIFDLYGISEEIEKALNEVVWLECGGYLVIQKTEALISIDVNTGKNTGSYNLEETVVNTNVEAAREIPRQLRLRNFGGIIIIDFIDMRVEEDKVRVIEELEKNLQKDRIKNNIVHFTDLGLVEMTRKRTGKPLAYYYQEVCPYCNGTGKIKSQDALVHELIKEIKLSSDDRDISKIKVVLSKRLKESFTEVYFDIMREYLKNKGKSIELEVGTNNDTQYEIILVK, via the coding sequence ATGAATCAAATAGTAATCAATATAGATGACTTTCAATCTAGAGCAGCTATAATTGAAGATGGAAAAGTGGTTGAAATCCTAGTGGAGCGAGAAGAGGAAGGAAGAATAAATGGAAGTATTTATAAGGGAAAAGTTGCCAATGTTCTTCCAGGAATGGAATCAGCTTTTGTAAATATAGGATTGGAAAAAAATGGATTCCTTTATGTAAATGATTTAAGAGAGTTTGAAGAGAAATATTTAGATGGAATTTTGAATAGTAATAGACCAATAGAGGATATTCTAACTGTTGGTGATGAAGTAGTAGTACAAATTTTAAATGAACCTCGTGGAAATAAGGGAGCAAGAGTAACAACACACTTTACAATACCAGGAAAATATCTGGTATTGATGCCAAATAATGATCATATAGCTATTTCTAAAAAAATTAAAGATGAAGAAGAAAGAGAAAGACTAGAAAATATTTTTAAAGATATAAAACCAGAGAATATGGGAGTAATTATTAGAACAGCTGCCTATGGAAAAAGTGAGTTCCACTTTGAAAGAGAGATAGAATATCTTGTAAAAAAATGGGAAGATATTGAGAAAAAGATAAAAGGAGCTAAAATAGGAGAGGTTCTATATAAAGATAATGGAATAGTGACAACTGTATTGAGAGATATCTTTTCAAATGATATAGATGAACTTATAGTTGATAATGAAGAGGTTTATTGGGAGATAATAGACTATGTAAATGCCTTCAGTGAAAAGACATTAAAAACTAAGATTAAACTATATAGAGATAGTGATGAGAAAGAGATTTTTGATCTGTATGGAATAAGTGAAGAGATAGAGAAGGCTTTAAATGAAGTTGTATGGCTTGAATGTGGAGGTTATCTTGTAATTCAAAAGACAGAGGCACTAATAAGTATAGATGTAAATACAGGAAAAAATACAGGTAGTTATAATTTAGAGGAAACAGTTGTAAATACCAATGTAGAGGCAGCTAGAGAGATACCAAGGCAGTTGAGACTTCGTAACTTTGGTGGAATTATAATAATTGACTTTATTGATATGAGAGTAGAAGAGGATAAAGTTAGAGTTATTGAAGAGCTAGAGAAAAATTTACAAAAAGATAGAATTAAAAATAATATAGTGCATTTTACAGATTTAGGTCTTGTTGAGATGACAAGAAAGAGAACTGGAAAACCATTAGCTTACTACTATCAAGAGGTATGTCCATATTGTAATGGAACTGGTAAGATAAAATCTCAAGATGCTTTAGTTCATGAGCTTATAAAAGAGATAAAGTTATCTTCAGATGATAGGGATATAAGTAAGATAAAAGTTGTACTTTCAAAGAGACTTAAAGAATCTTTTACTGAAGTATATTTTGATATAATGAGAGAATATCTAAAAAATAAAGGGAAAAGTATAGAACTAGAAGTAGGAACAAATAATGATACTCAATATGAGATAATTCTAGTTAAATAG
- the disA gene encoding DNA integrity scanning diadenylate cyclase DisA has product MVNKKLESMLMQITPGTPLRDGIDNILDGGIGALIVVGIDETVEKMLDGGFVINCDYTPERVFELAKMDGAIIVDDECKKILYANVHLQVDRNYSSEESGTRHRTAQRAGKQTGKLVIAVSERKKVVSLYKGDIRYKLKNMSEITSEAAQALKTMERYRYVLDKSLANLTILELDDIVTLYDVAQVLQRFEMMRRIDDELKGYVIELGTEGRLMDLQLKDLEQDINEDMEEFLSDYMSSDSTYEDVMSQIANLTNIELLEIENFSSALGYRKSYSNLDNKISPKGYRVLGKISKLTKKDIDKLINTYGELASIQDAPIEELSDTKLSKLKIKAIKNGLKRLKYTVELEK; this is encoded by the coding sequence ATGGTCAATAAAAAGCTAGAATCAATGTTGATGCAAATAACTCCAGGAACACCTCTTAGAGATGGAATAGACAATATTCTTGATGGTGGAATAGGTGCTCTTATTGTAGTAGGAATTGATGAAACAGTTGAAAAGATGCTCGATGGTGGATTTGTAATAAACTGCGATTATACACCAGAGAGAGTTTTTGAATTAGCTAAAATGGACGGAGCCATAATAGTTGATGACGAATGTAAAAAAATACTTTATGCTAATGTGCATTTACAAGTTGATAGAAATTATTCATCAGAAGAAAGTGGAACTAGACATAGAACAGCTCAAAGAGCAGGAAAACAAACAGGAAAACTTGTAATAGCTGTTTCAGAAAGAAAGAAAGTTGTAAGCTTATATAAAGGAGACATAAGATATAAGTTAAAAAATATGTCAGAGATAACAAGTGAAGCTGCTCAAGCTTTAAAGACTATGGAGAGATATAGATATGTTTTAGATAAATCCTTGGCTAATCTTACAATATTAGAATTAGATGATATTGTAACTTTGTATGATGTAGCTCAAGTTCTTCAAAGATTTGAGATGATGAGAAGAATTGATGATGAATTAAAAGGGTATGTTATAGAGCTTGGAACAGAGGGAAGATTGATGGATCTTCAACTTAAAGATTTAGAACAAGATATTAACGAGGATATGGAAGAATTTTTAAGTGACTATATGAGCAGTGATTCAACTTATGAAGATGTTATGTCACAGATAGCAAATCTTACAAATATAGAGTTACTAGAAATAGAGAACTTTTCTAGTGCTTTAGGATATAGAAAAAGTTATAGCAATTTAGATAATAAAATCAGTCCTAAAGGGTATAGAGTTCTTGGAAAGATTAGTAAGTTAACTAAGAAAGATATTGATAAGTTGATAAATACTTATGGAGAGCTTGCATCTATTCAAGATGCACCTATTGAAGAGTTATCTGATACTAAATTAAGTAAGTTAAAGATAAAAGCTATAAAAAATGGATTGAAGAGATTGAAATACACAGTAGAATTGGAAAAATAA
- the coaD gene encoding pantetheine-phosphate adenylyltransferase translates to MKIGVYAGSFDPITKGHYDVIKKSLKITDKLIVAVMNNTNKKCWFSLEERKNMIKLLVGEDSDKIEVKSFDGLLINFMKENNADIIIRGLRAVSDYEYELGYAFANHDLSDGDVDTIFIPAAREYMYLSSSSVREAAMVGARLDIFVDDKIAEIVREKAKTIKG, encoded by the coding sequence ATGAAAATAGGTGTTTATGCAGGGAGCTTTGATCCAATAACAAAAGGGCATTATGATGTAATAAAAAAATCTCTTAAAATAACTGATAAACTTATTGTTGCAGTTATGAATAATACTAATAAAAAATGTTGGTTTTCTTTAGAAGAGAGAAAAAATATGATAAAACTTTTAGTTGGAGAAGATAGTGATAAAATAGAAGTAAAAAGCTTTGATGGACTTCTAATTAATTTTATGAAGGAAAATAATGCTGATATAATTATAAGAGGACTGAGAGCTGTATCAGATTATGAATATGAATTAGGCTATGCTTTTGCAAATCATGATCTTTCAGATGGAGATGTTGATACAATATTTATTCCAGCAGCAAGAGAATATATGTATTTAAGCTCGAGTTCTGTAAGGGAAGCTGCTATGGTAGGAGCAAGACTAGATATATTTGTTGATGATAAAATTGCTGAGATAGTGAGGGAAAAAGCAAAAACTATCAAAGGATAG
- a CDS encoding nucleoside deaminase: protein MNNLDHIKYIKRCIEIADESVALGNHPFGALIVDKEGNIIVESGNIEVTEKECTGHAETTAMRKAVKLYSREFLWDCTLYSTAEPCCMCTGAIYWGNVGRIVYGISEKQLLALTGADEDNPTFDMPCREILARGQKNIEVIGPIADEELAKEIARAHIGYWDNK, encoded by the coding sequence ATGAATAATTTAGACCACATTAAATACATCAAAAGATGTATTGAAATCGCAGATGAATCTGTAGCATTAGGAAACCACCCTTTTGGAGCTTTAATAGTTGACAAAGAGGGAAATATTATTGTTGAGTCAGGGAATATTGAAGTAACAGAAAAAGAGTGTACAGGACACGCTGAAACAACAGCTATGAGAAAAGCTGTAAAACTTTATTCAAGAGAGTTTTTATGGGATTGTACTCTTTATTCTACAGCTGAACCTTGTTGTATGTGTACAGGAGCTATCTATTGGGGAAATGTAGGAAGAATTGTCTATGGAATAAGTGAAAAACAACTTTTAGCTTTAACAGGAGCTGATGAAGATAATCCAACTTTTGATATGCCTTGTAGAGAGATTTTAGCAAGAGGACAAAAAAATATAGAGGTAATTGGACCAATTGCTGATGAAGAGTTAGCTAAAGAGATAGCGAGAGCTCATATAGGATATTGGGATAATAAATAA
- the rnc gene encoding ribonuclease III, with product MKKNYLELEENLGYSFKNKELLKNSLIHRSFGNEHRRYKKISNERLELLGDAVLDLVVTEYLYKSHENSTEGDLAKIKSMVVSEPVLAEISKKMDVGKYLLLSKGEEMTGGRDRSSILGDAFEAILGAIYLDSNFETAKKYALSHIQDSIDHVDKNEDILDFKTILQEYSQREYKLIPIYQVVNETGPDHQKVFEIAVTVGEMVGSGTGKNKKSAEQSAAKELCKKLGVKIHETL from the coding sequence TTGAAGAAGAATTATTTAGAGCTAGAAGAAAATTTAGGTTATTCATTTAAGAATAAAGAGCTTTTAAAAAATTCACTTATCCATAGATCTTTTGGAAATGAACACAGAAGATACAAAAAAATAAGCAACGAAAGACTAGAACTGCTAGGAGATGCAGTTCTAGATCTTGTCGTTACTGAATATTTGTATAAAAGTCATGAGAACTCAACAGAGGGAGATTTAGCCAAAATAAAATCTATGGTAGTAAGTGAGCCAGTATTAGCAGAGATTTCAAAGAAAATGGATGTAGGAAAATATCTTCTTTTAAGTAAAGGAGAGGAGATGACAGGAGGAAGAGATAGAAGTTCTATCTTAGGAGATGCTTTTGAAGCTATTTTAGGAGCTATCTATTTAGATTCAAATTTTGAAACTGCTAAAAAATATGCTTTAAGTCATATACAAGATTCTATAGATCATGTTGATAAAAATGAGGATATTTTAGACTTTAAAACTATATTACAAGAGTATAGTCAAAGAGAGTATAAATTAATACCTATTTATCAAGTTGTAAATGAAACAGGACCAGATCATCAAAAAGTATTTGAAATTGCAGTAACAGTTGGGGAAATGGTTGGAAGTGGAACTGGAAAAAATAAGAAAAGTGCTGAGCAATCTGCAGCTAAAGAACTATGTAAAAAATTAGGAGTAAAAATCCATGAAACACTATAA